The Bacteroides fragilis NCTC 9343 genome includes the window ATGAACACCGGGAGCTACTTCAATACTGTCGAAGAAGTTAGCCATCACCGCCGCACGAGCCTCAAAGTTCTTGGCATCTTCTGCCGTCCACCAATCTTTCAAGTTACCATCCTTATCATACTGACGACCCTGATCATCAAATCCATGGGTCATTTCATGTCCGATAACTACACCAATCGCTCCATAATTGAAGGCATCATCCGCATTCATATCAAAGAAAGGATATTGAAGTATACCGGCCGGGAAACAGATCTCATTCGTCGTTGGATTGTAATATGCATTTACTGTCTGCGGAGTCATATACCACTCGTCCTTATCGACCGGTTTACCATATTTGCCGATCATCTCGTTGTAACTCCACTGGTTGGCACGCTCAATGTTGGCCCAATATGAATCATCCTTTATTTCCAGAGAAGAGTAGTCTTTCCACTTATCCGGATACCCGATCTTGACATGGAAAGTCGCCAGTTTTTCAAGTGCTTTTTCTTTGGTCTCTTCACCCATCCAGCTCAGCCCCTTGATGCGCTCTCCCAAAGATTCCTGCAAATTCTTGACCAGCGCTACCATACGCTCCTTAGCCGCAGCAGGGAAATACTTCTCTACATACATCTGTCCGACAGCCTCGCCCAATGAACCATCAACAGTGCTGACAGCACGCTTCCAACGAGGTTGCATCTCTTTCTTACCCGACATGGTACGGCCATAGAAATCAAAATCCTGGGCTATAAAGTCGTCACTCAGATAGTTGGCAGCCGAATTGATCAGATTCCACTGCAAGTACAAAATCTGGTCCTCGAGTGATACCGTATCGATGATGGCATTCACCTCCTTCAATGCATCAGGCTGACCAATATTAACTTCTTTCAGGTTATTCAGTCCGGCAGTTGAGAAAAATACATCCCATGCAAAAGAAGGATACTCTTTTTGCAATTCTTCCAAAGTCTTCTTATTATAGTTGGCATGCGGATCACGCAATTCTACTTGCGAACGTGCCGACTGGGCCAGGCGAGTCTCGATATTCATCACTGCTTTCACAGCTTTCCGGGCAGTAGCTTCATCATATCCGGCCAGTTGGAACATCTTACTTACATGCTGCTGGTATTTATCACGAATTTCTTTCGTCTGCGCATCATCCTCCAAATAATAATCCCGTTCGCCCATGCCCAGGCCACCTTGCATGGTATGCACCATATTTTCATTGCTATTCATGTCATCAGCACTGACATACAGAATGAAGTACGGATACATCCCTCTCTTCTGCATTTCTACAATCAACGGATAGATTTCAGCTTTATCTTTGATGGCACCTATTTTCTCCAGTTCGGGTTTAATGGGGGCAGCGCCTTCCTTATTCAGTTTTACGCTGTCCATAGCTATATTATAAAGTTCACCGACTTTCTGTGCAATGCTGCCGGCTTCATGTTTTTCGGCAGCCAGCCCTTCAATCAGTCCTCGCAACTGCTGACGGTTGTTTTCGGCGAGCATATCGAATGAACCGAAACGTGAATACTCATCTGTCAGAGGATGGTTTTTCATCCATCCGCCACAAGCATACTGATAAAAACTGGTGCCCGGCAGGGCAGTTGTGTCAAGGTTGGCAAGGTCAATGCCGGACGTAAGTACGGCCTCTTTCTTACTGTTGCATCCTGTTGCCATACAACAGATTGCAAGAATTGGTAAATACTTAATTACTTTCATACACTTAATAAACTATTATTTTTCATTCATCTCTTCCAACTCCATCGAAACGCGCTCCCACTCTTCCACCGTATGGTCAAGTTGCTGTTTCAGTTTTTGGTGTTGTTCATATAGCGACATGTCCGAAGCACCATCGGGCGTAGCCATCTTTTCTTCAAGAATAGCAATAGCCGACTCTGTCTGTTCGATAGCAGCTTCACAGTCTGCTACCAGGCGCTCCAGTTTCTTTATTTTTTTATTGAGTTCTTTTTGAGCCTCGTATGATAACTTATTCTCGGATATTCCTTCTTCGGCTCCTTCCTCTTTCTTACCGTTTGCGGGCGAGGCGGATGACGGATTCGCCTTCTGAAGTTCATTCAGGTTCTCTATTTTCTTCTTTTGAAGAAAATCATAGATACCTCCCAAATGCTCTTTCACCACGCCACCACCAAACTCATATACTTTAGTCGCAAGTCCATCCAAAAAATCACGGTCATGACTAACTATAATCACCGTTCCGTCAAACTCTCGGATAGCCTCTTTCAGCACATCCTTCGAACGCATATCCAAATGATTGGTAGGCTCGTCGAGAATCAGGAAGTTGACAGGTTCCAAAAGCAACTTTATCATTGCCAGACGTGTACGCTCACCTCCCGAAAGCACTTTCACCTTCTTATCCGATGCCTCTCCACCAAACATAAAGGCTCCCAGAATATCACGTATTTTCAGACGGATATCTCCCACTGCCACCCGGTCGATAGTATCGAAGACCGTTAGATTCTCATCCAACATCTGTGCCTGGTTCTGGGCAAAATATCCAATCTGCACATTGTGCCCCAGTGTAAGTTTACCCTCATAATCAATCTCACTCATGATACACTTCACAAGGGTAGACTTACCTTCACCGTTCTTTCCTACAAAGGCCACTTTTTCACCACGATTAATGGTCAGGTTGACATCATGGAAGACAACGTGTGCCCCATAGGCCTTTTTCACGTCTTCGCAGATCACCGGGTAGTTTCCGCTACGGCTGGAACAGACAAACTTTAATCTCAATGCGGAGTTATCCACTTCGTCAACCTCAATCCGTTCTATCTTTTCCAGTTGCTTCATGCGGCTCTGCACCTGCACAGCCTTCGTTGCTTTGTAACGGAAGCGCTCGATAAACGCCTCTGTATCCTCAATCTGTTTCTGCTGATTCTCATAAGCACGCAACTGCTGCTCACGACGCTCCTGACGCAAAACGATATACTCATCATATTTCACTTTATAATCGTATATCTGCCCACAAGTAATTTCGATGGTACGAGTGGTTACATTGTTTAAAAAGGCCCGGTCATGGCTGACCAGCACCACTGCATTGGCACGGGTAGAGAGGAAAGTCTCCAGCCATTGGATACTCTCGATGTCCAAATGGTTGGTCGGCTCGTCAAGAAGCAGCACATCCGGTTTCCTGAGCAGAAGTTTGGCCAGTTCGATTCTCATACGCCATCCTCCGGAAAACTCACTGGTCGGACGATTAAAATCTTCCCGGCTGAATCCCAATCCTATCAGCGTACGCTCTATCTCCGCATGAAAGTTAGTGCCTCCCATCATCAGGAAGCGGTCATTCTCATGCGTGAAACGGTCTATTAGTTTATGATACTCTTCCGAATCATAATCGGTTCGGTCAGCCAATTCCTGATTCATGCGTTCCAGGTCGGCCTGTAATTCAAAAATATGTTCAAATGCCAATTCCGCCTCTTCCATCACGGTATGGTTATCGGCAAGAATCATCACCTGTGGCAAATAGCCGATCGTTACATCACGCGGAATAGCTATAACACCTCGTGTAGGACTTTGCAATCCGGCCAAGATCTTCAACATAGTTGATTTCCCGGCACCGTTTTTACCCACCAGGGCTATTCGATCTTTTTTATTAATGACATAACTAACGTCCTCAAACAATGGTGTGGCGTTAAATTCTACTGTTAATCCTTCTACTGAAATCACTTCTTTCTATAAATAAGGGAATTGAGGCAGCAAAGATACTCATTTATACAGACTGCGAAAAAAGAAACGGAATAAATATACACCCCCTCTAAAACTGAAAGCCAAACAGACATACACTACAAAACACGATGAAATGATCTACCTCACAATGATCATTCATGTAGCAGTATGAGACAGAACAGAAAGACAACACCCGATTACTCTAAATATACTGATAAAAAGACTTATTATTCATTACCTAAAGTCCGAGTCAAATTTATCAACTTTCCATCTGGTGTGATTCCCTGAACAACAAGAGTCAGTCGACCCTGTTTCGGATTACCGAACTCCAAATGAGAAGCCGCTTTATCAAGCAGAAGATCCGGTGACCAGTATATTGTTCTGAAACTATTCCCACCGTTATTTATTGCACCATAAACAACCGGATAAGAAGGCGAATAAGACTCACGCTTCACCTGATATCCTATGGGACGAATTATCCTAAAATTGGATGCTTTCTTACCAACAGTGCCTAAACCTGATTTTGTACTAATCAAAATAGCGCCATTCGATGCTTTAGATCCGATATATGCCATCTGAGCGGCATCTTTTACCAACTCGATGGATTCAACTATGGATACAGGGATACCGACAAGTTCGGAATAAGAAGTTTCCAGCCCATCTACCATTAACAGAGCCGGAGGAGGAGTGGAACTTCTTCCTGCACGCAACCGTGTTATATAAAAGAAATCTCCTGAGTTCGAATCGAGTGCCCACCCTACTCCGGGAGTATTAATCAACAAATCTTTAGTAGATGAATAAGGCGAAAGAGTCATTTCGTCCACATGATAAGTCTTATTCCAATCGGAGTGAGCCATTAAAGACTCGATTGCATACCGTTTCTTTTTCTCAATCTTTTTAGTGGAAACAACAACTTCGTCTAAATATTGCTCCATGGAAAAAGGGGCGGTAGAAGGTCGTTGAAACACATTCGCACTGGTCGGAGAAGGATCATTGTCGGATTGTTCGGGAACAACCGGTTCATCCATCTCTGCACGAAACCAATCCGCATAAACGGGAAGAGAAGAATGTACAGAAGGAACGGAATCCCGATCGACCAACAGCGCCACATCTGTACCTCCCTTTTTCTTACGCGCCTGAAGAATGAAATGCGTACCCCGGGGAAAGGAAAGACTGTCGAAACGGAAACAGCCCGAAGCATCACTCGTCGTCTGACGCATAATCTTTTTATCGAAAGAGAATAAAGAATATAAATATCCGACACATACCGGACATTCACCCTTTTCTCATCTGCCCCGGAGCCCTGCACACTTTATTTCCTCATAAAGAATTGACAGTCATTTGCAGACATAGACATCAAAAAGACACTGAATCGCAGAATTCGCTTACAAGCCCTTTTCATATTCGGGTGAAAGCAGAAGAAACAGAGTACAGTAAAAAGCTTTTTCTACAGGAAATCCGGGCTTTTGAGCCGGTTGCACCTTTGTTTTTTCGGAAAGAAGGAAGCATTTACCCCAAAAGAAGTAAGTCTTCGGGTGAAAAGAAGTAAGCATTTCCCGAAAATGTTTACTTCTTTTCTGAATATCTCTATATGTTTTGGCAGATTACATCTATTGTAATGCAAATCGGGCGACAAGAGTGACTGATTTTCTCCTGGTTGCCTCCCCCCGCCCGACCGCTGCAAAGTGTCAGAAAAGCAGGAAAAGCTCCGCAAAGAAAAGATTAGGAAACAAAAAAATCATATTTCCTTTCCTTTTATTTCCATTAGGGATGAAACAAGATCAAAACCATGAATGGATATTTGCCTGTAGGCCGTTTTTATAGACTTTACCGGATTGTGGCCCGAAAAAACGAGAAACAGAGGGTTACGATTATCAATTTGACACATTGACAAACCGACCATCTCCTCCCTCGCGACTCCCGGAGGGTGATTTAAAGTTCACCGGCAGGGAGCGTACCAAAGAGGTGTGATCCGGCCTGATATTAAAAAAGGGACATCTTCGCAAAGACGCCCCTTTCAAAATCTACATTATAGAAATAAGCAAATTAGCTTTAGAACAGTTTATCAGGATATTCGCCTGCATCTACCAATGCCTGAATCTTATCTACTACACCCTGACGGTCGGCAGCATAAGTCACGCCGAACCATTTGCTTGTAGTATCCAGAACCTTTACGCGGGCAGTACCTTCGTTCACCAGTTTGTTTACCATCAGCGGAATGAAGTATTCTGATTTCAGGTTTCCTTCGTTTTCTTTCAGGAACTCTTTGAAATACTCTTCCGAATAAGCGAAATAGTCGGGAGTGAATCCCCACATATTCATTGAAACCGGAGTGTTATCGCCGATTGTCTGCATTTCGCCGTTCTCATCCTTGAACGATACTTTACCATCGATACGCTCGATTGCAGTGCGTTCTACCACTGTAGTCAGATAGCCTTCCGCATTTGTCTCACAAACGCCACGAGCCACAGATCCGCTTTCTGAAAGCGTATTGCCTACACGGTAACCTACCATACAATAGTCGTTCTTTTTACCGTCCATCTGAGACAGTTCGGCACCCAATACAGCAAAGCTGTCGCGTCCGTAGAAGTCGTCAGCATTGATAACGGCAAACGGTTCTTTGATGACGTCTTTACCCATCAGGACAGCATGGTTGGTTCCCCAGGGTTTTACGCGGTCGGCAGGGCAAGTGAAGCCTTCGGGCAAGTTGTCCAATGCCTGGAATACGAGTTCCACCGGAATATGATTTTCGTATTTACTCAGAATCTTTTCACGGAAATCCTGCTCAAAATCTTTACGGATAACGAATACTACTTTACCAAATCCACCACGAATGGCGTCGTAAATAGAATAGTCCATGATAGTTTCGCCGTTGGGACCCAGTCCGTCCAATTGTTTCAAGCCTCCGTAACGGCTGCCCATGCCGGCAGCAAGCACAAATAATGTTGGTTTCATAACTGTGAATATTAAAAGGTTAGTGATGTGTCTCATCAGATATCGTTGCAAAAGTACAAAATAGAATGAAGAATGAAGAACGAAGTATGAAGAATTTTCTTACGCCGCCCATCGTCATCGACTATTTTAGAACGGATAGCCTACGGCAAAGTGTAGTCCCAACCCCTTCCAGAAAGAACCGGTCACATTGTAATATCCCTTCTTGCCGGTATCGTACGGATCATGCAAAGGCACACCACAATCCAGACGCAGAATCAGGAAGTCGAGGTCGTAACGTATACCGGCACCTGTTCCCAACGCAATCTGTTTGCCGAAAGTCTTCCAACGCAGTTGCTTTTCCGGTGCCTCTTCATCTTTACGCAACATCCAGACGTTACCGGCATCCAGAAAGACAGCACCGTGCAAGTCACCGTAAATGCGGAAACGATATTCCACGTTGGCTTCCATCCGGATATCTCCCGTCTGGTCCAGATAGAGCCCTTTCGAAGTCTTTGTCGGCCGGAATCCACCCGGTCCGATACTGCGTGCAGTAAAAGCACGTACACTATTGGCACCTCCGATATAGAACTGCTCGCTGTAAGGTGCCGTATTTGTATTGCCATACGCCCAGATAATTCCTCCAGCCACACGGCTGGCTATGGACTGGTTCTTATCGATCTTCCAGGTATAACGGAAGTCACTGTTCACCTTCAGAAACTGTGCGAAAGG containing:
- a CDS encoding M13 family metallopeptidase, whose protein sequence is MKVIKYLPILAICCMATGCNSKKEAVLTSGIDLANLDTTALPGTSFYQYACGGWMKNHPLTDEYSRFGSFDMLAENNRQQLRGLIEGLAAEKHEAGSIAQKVGELYNIAMDSVKLNKEGAAPIKPELEKIGAIKDKAEIYPLIVEMQKRGMYPYFILYVSADDMNSNENMVHTMQGGLGMGERDYYLEDDAQTKEIRDKYQQHVSKMFQLAGYDEATARKAVKAVMNIETRLAQSARSQVELRDPHANYNKKTLEELQKEYPSFAWDVFFSTAGLNNLKEVNIGQPDALKEVNAIIDTVSLEDQILYLQWNLINSAANYLSDDFIAQDFDFYGRTMSGKKEMQPRWKRAVSTVDGSLGEAVGQMYVEKYFPAAAKERMVALVKNLQESLGERIKGLSWMGEETKEKALEKLATFHVKIGYPDKWKDYSSLEIKDDSYWANIERANQWSYNEMIGKYGKPVDKDEWYMTPQTVNAYYNPTTNEICFPAGILQYPFFDMNADDAFNYGAIGVVIGHEMTHGFDDQGRQYDKDGNLKDWWTAEDAKNFEARAAVMANFFDSIEVAPGVHANGEFTLGENIADHGGLQVSYQAFKKATAAAPLKIENGFTPEQRFFLSYANVWAGNIRPEEILKRTKTDPHSLGKWRVDGALPQIGAWYEAFNITEKDPMYLPVDKRVSIW
- a CDS encoding ABC-F family ATP-binding cassette domain-containing protein; the protein is MISVEGLTVEFNATPLFEDVSYVINKKDRIALVGKNGAGKSTMLKILAGLQSPTRGVIAIPRDVTIGYLPQVMILADNHTVMEEAELAFEHIFELQADLERMNQELADRTDYDSEEYHKLIDRFTHENDRFLMMGGTNFHAEIERTLIGLGFSREDFNRPTSEFSGGWRMRIELAKLLLRKPDVLLLDEPTNHLDIESIQWLETFLSTRANAVVLVSHDRAFLNNVTTRTIEITCGQIYDYKVKYDEYIVLRQERREQQLRAYENQQKQIEDTEAFIERFRYKATKAVQVQSRMKQLEKIERIEVDEVDNSALRLKFVCSSRSGNYPVICEDVKKAYGAHVVFHDVNLTINRGEKVAFVGKNGEGKSTLVKCIMSEIDYEGKLTLGHNVQIGYFAQNQAQMLDENLTVFDTIDRVAVGDIRLKIRDILGAFMFGGEASDKKVKVLSGGERTRLAMIKLLLEPVNFLILDEPTNHLDMRSKDVLKEAIREFDGTVIIVSHDRDFLDGLATKVYEFGGGVVKEHLGGIYDFLQKKKIENLNELQKANPSSASPANGKKEEGAEEGISENKLSYEAQKELNKKIKKLERLVADCEAAIEQTESAIAILEEKMATPDGASDMSLYEQHQKLKQQLDHTVEEWERVSMELEEMNEK
- a CDS encoding glycosyltransferase family protein, yielding MKPTLFVLAAGMGSRYGGLKQLDGLGPNGETIMDYSIYDAIRGGFGKVVFVIRKDFEQDFREKILSKYENHIPVELVFQALDNLPEGFTCPADRVKPWGTNHAVLMGKDVIKEPFAVINADDFYGRDSFAVLGAELSQMDGKKNDYCMVGYRVGNTLSESGSVARGVCETNAEGYLTTVVERTAIERIDGKVSFKDENGEMQTIGDNTPVSMNMWGFTPDYFAYSEEYFKEFLKENEGNLKSEYFIPLMVNKLVNEGTARVKVLDTTSKWFGVTYAADRQGVVDKIQALVDAGEYPDKLF